Proteins from one Xenorhabdus griffiniae genomic window:
- the dusB gene encoding tRNA dihydrouridine synthase DusB: MRIGQYQLKNCLIAAPMAGITDRPFRSLCYQMGAGMTVSEMLSSNPQVWKTDKSRLRMVHSDEPGVRSVQIAGSDPDEMAAAAKINVANGAQIIDINMGCPAKKVNRKLAGSALLRYPELVEKILSAVVNAVDVPVTLKIRTGWSPEERNCVEIAKLAERCGIQALTIHGRTRSCLFNGEAEYDNIRTVKQTVAIPIIANGDITDPLKARAVLEYTGADALMIGRAAQGRPWIFREIQHYLETGELLPPMPLGEVQRLMSEHVRELHDFYGQGKGVRIARKHVSWYLKEHAPDDQFRRTFNAIEDASEQLEVLKAYFENFCVNKEKS, translated from the coding sequence ATGCGTATCGGACAATACCAGTTGAAAAACTGTCTTATTGCGGCTCCTATGGCAGGCATAACAGATCGCCCGTTTCGATCTCTTTGCTACCAGATGGGAGCAGGAATGACAGTCTCAGAAATGCTTTCTTCCAATCCCCAGGTTTGGAAGACGGATAAATCACGGCTGCGTATGGTTCATAGCGACGAACCCGGAGTGCGTTCTGTACAAATAGCCGGTAGTGATCCCGATGAAATGGCGGCGGCAGCGAAAATTAACGTCGCTAATGGTGCCCAAATCATCGATATCAATATGGGGTGCCCAGCTAAGAAGGTGAATCGTAAGCTGGCAGGCTCTGCATTACTGCGTTATCCAGAACTGGTTGAAAAAATCCTTTCTGCGGTAGTCAATGCAGTTGATGTGCCTGTCACTTTGAAGATCCGCACAGGTTGGTCACCGGAAGAACGTAACTGTGTAGAAATTGCCAAATTGGCCGAACGTTGTGGTATTCAGGCTCTTACGATACATGGCAGGACGCGATCTTGCCTGTTTAATGGTGAAGCCGAGTACGACAATATTCGGACAGTTAAGCAGACTGTTGCCATTCCAATTATTGCCAATGGCGACATTACTGACCCGCTAAAAGCCAGAGCAGTGCTTGAATACACTGGGGCTGATGCCCTGATGATAGGCCGTGCTGCTCAGGGAAGACCCTGGATCTTTCGGGAAATCCAGCATTATCTGGAAACAGGAGAATTGCTGCCACCGATGCCCCTTGGCGAAGTGCAGCGTTTAATGAGCGAGCATGTACGAGAACTGCATGACTTTTACGGTCAAGGCAAAGGAGTTCGTATTGCACGCAAGCATGTATCTTGGTATCTCAAGGAACATGCCCCTGATGACCAGTTTCGGCGCACATTCAACGCCATAGAGGATGCCAGCGAACAGCTGGAGGTGTTGAAGGCATACTTCGAAAATTTTTGCGTAAATAAAGAAAAGAGCTGA
- a CDS encoding head-tail connector protein → MSRIEIPLSEIKQHCRLEEDYTLDDVLLTGYADAALEVCQQHIGKRFDKGLVFTPAIKVGCLLYIGLLYENREMATDVELKEVPFTIKSLWSVYRDVGIY, encoded by the coding sequence ATGAGCCGAATTGAAATTCCCCTGAGTGAAATCAAACAGCATTGTCGACTGGAGGAAGATTACACCCTTGATGATGTTCTATTAACGGGTTATGCCGATGCTGCGTTGGAAGTCTGCCAGCAACATATCGGTAAGCGCTTTGATAAAGGGTTGGTTTTCACCCCAGCGATTAAAGTCGGTTGCCTGCTCTATATCGGCTTGCTGTATGAAAATCGGGAAATGGCAACCGATGTTGAGCTGAAAGAAGTGCCTTTCACCATCAAATCACTGTGGTCTGTCTATCGTGATGTGGGGATCTACTGA
- a CDS encoding terminase large subunit, protein MNAWEQYAFDIENGTIPACKRVKQAVKRYFNDLNNPLYLFDSEVVTRFIAFSRYCPHVKGHLRGKPIMLEPWQQFAFANLFGFKVKATGRRKYRSAYIQVPRKNAKSTVAAILTNWFLVMEQGQQDIYTAAVSRDQARIVFDDARQMCLLSKPLKKRVAIQQHKITYPKSNSLLKPLAAKAATIEGTNPSLAIVDEYHLHPDNAVYSALELGMGARPEGILFAITTAGSNVISACKQHYDYCSQILDGEEKNESLFALIYELDDEHEIDNETLWRKANPNLNISVDSATLHDIIQKARGIPSQWTEMMTKRFNIWCQGETPWMGEGVWKACRTDYDESDLKGLECYAGLDLSSTGDITSVCYTFPVDNELLLLTRHYLPEAQLQNPANKNRAVYRQWVQAGWIRTTVGDCIDYDRIRDDILKDSQNFDIKLVGFDTWNATHLRTQLQGAGLDVEPFSQTYMRFSPVTKSAEVFVNRKIIRHNGDPVLAWAIANVVMETDANANIKPNKKKSANKVDPAIAFLMSFGTWQAEHEEFAFSLSEEQWHRLNSFDGI, encoded by the coding sequence ATGAACGCATGGGAACAATACGCTTTTGATATCGAAAATGGCACAATTCCGGCCTGTAAGCGGGTAAAACAGGCGGTAAAACGCTACTTTAACGACCTGAATAACCCGCTTTATCTGTTTGATTCGGAGGTGGTGACGCGATTTATTGCATTCTCCCGCTACTGTCCGCACGTCAAAGGCCACTTGCGGGGCAAACCGATTATGCTGGAGCCGTGGCAGCAATTCGCTTTTGCCAACCTGTTCGGCTTCAAAGTGAAGGCAACCGGACGGCGAAAATATCGCAGTGCGTATATTCAAGTACCGCGCAAAAATGCCAAATCTACCGTTGCCGCAATACTGACGAATTGGTTTCTCGTGATGGAGCAAGGCCAGCAGGATATTTACACCGCCGCTGTCAGCCGTGATCAGGCGCGTATTGTATTCGATGATGCCCGCCAGATGTGCCTGTTATCAAAACCGCTCAAAAAACGGGTAGCGATTCAGCAACACAAAATAACCTATCCGAAGAGCAATAGCCTGCTAAAACCGCTGGCAGCCAAAGCCGCCACGATTGAGGGTACTAACCCCAGCCTCGCCATTGTTGACGAGTACCATTTGCACCCTGATAACGCGGTGTACTCTGCCCTTGAATTGGGAATGGGCGCCCGTCCCGAAGGTATCCTGTTTGCCATCACCACGGCTGGCAGTAACGTTATTTCAGCCTGTAAGCAACACTATGATTATTGCTCTCAGATACTGGACGGCGAAGAGAAAAACGAATCCCTGTTTGCCCTGATTTACGAGCTGGACGATGAGCATGAGATTGATAATGAAACCCTTTGGAGAAAGGCGAATCCCAATCTGAATATCTCCGTGGACAGTGCCACATTACATGACATCATCCAAAAAGCGCGGGGCATTCCCTCCCAATGGACAGAGATGATGACCAAACGCTTTAATATCTGGTGTCAGGGGGAAACGCCGTGGATGGGCGAAGGGGTATGGAAAGCCTGCCGGACAGATTATGATGAAAGCGACCTGAAAGGTTTGGAGTGCTACGCCGGACTGGATCTCTCTTCCACAGGCGATATCACCAGTGTCTGCTACACCTTCCCCGTGGATAACGAACTGTTATTACTGACCCGTCATTATCTGCCCGAAGCCCAGCTACAGAACCCCGCCAACAAAAATCGGGCTGTTTATCGCCAGTGGGTACAGGCAGGTTGGATACGCACTACCGTAGGCGATTGCATTGATTACGACCGTATCCGTGATGATATTCTCAAAGACAGCCAGAATTTTGATATCAAGCTGGTGGGCTTTGATACATGGAACGCCACGCATTTACGAACGCAATTACAGGGTGCGGGGCTGGATGTTGAGCCATTCTCGCAAACCTATATGCGCTTTAGCCCCGTGACTAAATCGGCTGAGGTGTTTGTTAACCGCAAAATCATTCGTCACAACGGTGATCCGGTGCTGGCATGGGCGATAGCCAATGTGGTGATGGAAACAGACGCGAACGCCAATATCAAACCGAATAAGAAGAAATCCGCGAATAAAGTCGATCCTGCGATTGCGTTCCTGATGAGTTTTGGCACATGGCAAGCCGAGCATGAAGAGTTTGCATTTAGCTTAAGTGAGGAACAGTGGCATCGATTGAATAGTTTTGATGGAATTTAG
- a CDS encoding HNH endonuclease translates to MPWQPLRRCSYPSCKQRVKSGRCEEHRREQNRQRGTRTERGYSNRWSRYRLMYLKTHPLCVHCLKLNCYMPATIVDHIIPIQGEADVLFWPASNHQALCHACHNRKTVQADPLIKARRKQGAYREQEAEAARLVSFGIITK, encoded by the coding sequence ATGCCGTGGCAACCGTTAAGACGTTGTAGCTATCCCAGTTGTAAGCAACGGGTAAAGTCCGGTCGCTGTGAGGAACATCGGCGGGAACAGAACAGGCAGCGCGGTACACGTACCGAACGTGGCTACAGTAACCGGTGGAGCAGATACAGATTGATGTATCTCAAAACGCATCCCTTATGTGTGCATTGCCTCAAGCTGAACTGCTACATGCCTGCAACCATTGTGGATCATATCATCCCGATACAAGGTGAAGCAGATGTGCTGTTCTGGCCTGCATCCAATCATCAAGCACTATGTCATGCTTGCCACAACCGTAAGACGGTACAGGCAGACCCACTCATTAAAGCGAGGCGCAAACAAGGTGCTTATCGCGAGCAGGAAGCAGAAGCCGCACGATTGGTTAGCTTTGGAATAATAACAAAATGA
- the prmA gene encoding 50S ribosomal protein L11 methyltransferase, giving the protein MPWIQLRLNTTGQQAEALGDELMESGAVSVTFQDSHDTPIFEPLPGETRLWGDTDVIGLYDAEMDMKAVVSQLEQLPQLGKGFIHKIEQLEDKDWEREWMDNFHPMRFGKRLWICPSWREVPEPEAVNVMLDPGLAFGTGTHPTTSLCLQWLDGHDLTGKTVIDFGCGSGILAIAALKLGAKHAIGIDIDPQAIQASRDNAERNGVSDQLTLYLSKDQPKDLECDIVIANILAGPLRELAPVIGSLPKSGGLLGLSGVLASQADGVAQAYDNEFIIDPIAEQEEWCRITGIKK; this is encoded by the coding sequence ATGCCTTGGATACAATTAAGATTAAACACCACGGGACAACAAGCGGAAGCATTAGGCGATGAGCTGATGGAAAGTGGCGCAGTATCAGTCACCTTTCAGGATAGCCACGATACCCCTATTTTTGAGCCTCTGCCGGGCGAGACGCGTTTATGGGGTGATACCGATGTTATCGGCCTGTATGACGCTGAAATGGATATGAAAGCGGTTGTCAGCCAATTGGAACAACTTCCACAACTGGGTAAAGGTTTTATCCACAAAATTGAACAACTGGAAGATAAAGATTGGGAACGAGAGTGGATGGATAACTTCCACCCTATGCGCTTCGGGAAGCGTCTGTGGATCTGCCCTAGCTGGCGCGAAGTGCCTGAACCAGAGGCCGTCAACGTTATGCTTGACCCTGGTCTGGCCTTCGGCACGGGTACTCATCCAACCACCTCCCTTTGCCTGCAATGGCTGGATGGCCATGACCTGACAGGTAAAACCGTGATCGACTTTGGTTGCGGCTCAGGCATATTGGCTATCGCAGCGCTAAAACTGGGCGCAAAACACGCCATCGGTATTGATATCGATCCACAAGCCATTCAAGCCAGCCGAGATAACGCCGAACGCAATGGGGTATCTGACCAATTAACCCTCTACCTGTCCAAAGATCAACCTAAAGACCTTGAATGCGATATCGTGATTGCCAATATTCTGGCAGGTCCTCTGCGTGAACTTGCTCCTGTCATTGGCTCCCTGCCTAAATCTGGTGGATTATTAGGCTTATCCGGTGTTCTGGCCAGTCAGGCTGACGGGGTAGCTCAGGCCTATGACAATGAATTCATTATTGATCCAATAGCTGAACAAGAAGAATGGTGTCGTATCACGGGGATTAAAAAATAA
- a CDS encoding phage major capsid protein, whose protein sequence is MKKLLELRQQKADLIHQMRSLLTQAENEKRSLNPDEAKQFDELRSQSDNLNTEIARYESLSDEERNQAKNQTTSKTLNNDELRHYILTGEARSLSTGVPADGGYTVIPELNKQIMQQLADGSVMRRICTIKTTRSNEYKQLVSVGGAAVAHGEEGKVRSETATPKMEEVSIKLFPIYAYPKTTQEIIDFSDVDILGWLTSEIADTFVDTEETDLVSGDGSKKAKGFLSYPRDTQADKVRAFGTLQKLEVTSLEADSLIDLKFLLKNKYRKNAVWVMNSTTAANVQKLKNSNGDYIWRERLQAADPDMLLGLPVHYLEFMPDNIIALGDFKRGYFIVDHQTGIRTRPDNITEPGFYKVHTDKYLGGGLVDSNAIKVLEIKAS, encoded by the coding sequence AGTTCGACGAGCTGCGCAGCCAATCCGATAACCTGAATACGGAAATTGCCCGTTATGAGTCTTTATCTGATGAAGAACGCAATCAAGCAAAGAACCAGACAACCAGTAAAACACTCAATAATGATGAACTACGCCACTATATCCTGACTGGCGAAGCCCGTTCCCTGTCTACAGGCGTCCCCGCAGACGGCGGTTATACCGTTATCCCTGAGCTGAATAAGCAGATCATGCAGCAACTGGCTGATGGGTCGGTCATGCGTCGAATCTGTACGATTAAAACCACACGCAGCAACGAATATAAACAACTTGTTTCGGTCGGTGGCGCAGCGGTTGCTCATGGGGAAGAAGGCAAGGTACGCAGTGAGACGGCGACACCGAAGATGGAAGAAGTCAGTATCAAGCTGTTTCCTATCTATGCCTATCCCAAAACCACACAGGAAATTATCGATTTTAGCGATGTCGATATCTTAGGCTGGCTGACGTCTGAGATTGCAGATACGTTTGTGGATACCGAAGAAACAGATCTGGTTAGCGGTGACGGTAGCAAAAAAGCGAAAGGCTTTCTGTCTTATCCCCGTGACACCCAAGCTGACAAGGTACGCGCATTTGGTACGCTGCAAAAGCTGGAAGTTACCAGCCTTGAAGCTGATAGCCTGATTGACCTGAAATTCTTGCTCAAAAACAAATACCGCAAAAACGCTGTTTGGGTGATGAACTCCACGACCGCCGCCAACGTGCAGAAGCTGAAAAATAGCAACGGGGATTACATCTGGAGGGAGCGTCTGCAAGCGGCTGATCCTGATATGTTGCTGGGCTTACCTGTCCACTATCTCGAATTTATGCCGGATAACATCATTGCGCTAGGTGACTTCAAACGCGGTTACTTCATTGTTGACCATCAAACGGGCATTCGTACTCGCCCCGACAATATCACTGAGCCGGGATTCTATAAGGTACACACCGATAAATATTTGGGCGGTGGGCTGGTGGACTCCAACGCAATCAAGGTGCTGGAAATCAAAGCCTCTTGA
- the fis gene encoding DNA-binding transcriptional regulator Fis, producing the protein MFEQRVNSDVLTVATVNSQDQVTQKPLRDSVKQALKNYFAQLNGQDVNDLYELVLAEVEQPLLDMVMQYTRGNQTRAALMMGINRGTLRKKLKKYGMN; encoded by the coding sequence ATGTTCGAACAACGCGTAAATTCTGATGTACTAACCGTTGCTACTGTAAATTCACAAGATCAGGTAACTCAAAAACCTCTGCGTGATTCGGTTAAACAAGCACTGAAGAACTATTTTGCTCAATTGAACGGTCAAGACGTTAATGACCTGTATGAGCTGGTACTGGCTGAAGTAGAACAGCCACTGTTGGACATGGTGATGCAATACACCCGTGGCAACCAGACTCGCGCAGCACTGATGATGGGAATCAACCGTGGCACTCTGCGTAAGAAACTGAAAAAATACGGCATGAACTGA
- a CDS encoding helix-turn-helix domain-containing protein: MFNTKNDWHQADIIAALRKRGTTLAAVSRESGLSSSTLANTLSRPWPKGEWIIANYLEIHPSEIWPSRYFDSYGELIERKVRDKS, translated from the coding sequence ATGTTCAATACCAAAAACGACTGGCATCAAGCCGATATCATCGCTGCATTACGTAAGCGCGGTACAACCTTAGCGGCTGTTTCTCGTGAATCTGGACTCAGCTCATCTACACTAGCAAATACTCTCAGTAGACCGTGGCCGAAAGGCGAATGGATCATTGCTAACTATCTTGAAATACATCCCTCTGAAATCTGGCCCAGCCGCTATTTTGATTCGTATGGTGAATTGATCGAACGCAAGGTTCGGGATAAATCATAA
- a CDS encoding phage head closure protein encodes MRAGRLRHRVTIRKNEASRGKFGEVLNNWVDLATVWAEVKAISGRELVASGAVFSEATVRIWLRYRADVTTANSITFHGANTTGTAFSIMAVIPDAKYTRLELLCKGGIFR; translated from the coding sequence ATGAGAGCAGGCAGATTAAGGCATCGGGTGACAATCCGAAAAAATGAAGCCAGTCGGGGTAAATTCGGTGAAGTACTCAACAACTGGGTAGATTTAGCCACGGTCTGGGCAGAAGTGAAAGCGATTAGTGGACGGGAGCTGGTGGCATCCGGCGCCGTGTTCTCAGAAGCCACCGTGCGTATCTGGCTGCGTTATCGTGCTGATGTGACCACAGCGAACAGCATTACCTTTCACGGAGCGAACACGACGGGCACAGCTTTTAGCATTATGGCGGTTATTCCCGATGCGAAATACACCCGTCTAGAGTTACTTTGCAAGGGAGGGATATTCCGATGA
- a CDS encoding phage portal protein — MWPFKRNSPERRSMTVDEFFSLAGITNTKSGEHVSPSTAEGLPAVMNAVTVISEAIATMPCYLYRVQHQNGKESREWLSDHPVDYLLNEYPNDCQTPFQFKRTLMRHCLLNGNAYAVIVWGKDGQPQSLHPYPPSAVVPQRLSDHRFAYTITEPYSGKVKTYLQEEVLHLRYATEDGFLGRSPVTICRETLGLGLAQQRHGASIMKEGMMAAGVIKAADWLDGIKGNKALEALERYKGARNAGKTPILEGGMEYQQLGMSNQDAEWLASRRFTIEDIARMFNVSPIFLQEYSNSTYSNFSEASRAFLTITMRPWLANFEQQIKSALLMNSPTKGIRYQVEFDTADLLRANPKERFQSYETAIKSGVMCPNEAREREGLSPRAGGDEFSQAWKQTVEIKQDKESNE, encoded by the coding sequence ATGTGGCCTTTTAAGCGAAATTCTCCAGAACGACGTAGCATGACGGTAGATGAATTTTTTTCTCTGGCAGGCATAACTAACACTAAATCGGGCGAGCATGTTTCACCTTCGACCGCCGAGGGTTTACCCGCAGTAATGAATGCCGTCACAGTGATTAGTGAAGCCATTGCCACCATGCCCTGTTATCTTTATCGGGTTCAGCACCAGAACGGGAAAGAATCCCGCGAATGGTTGAGTGATCATCCGGTAGATTATTTGCTTAATGAATACCCAAATGACTGCCAGACTCCGTTTCAGTTTAAACGAACTTTAATGCGTCATTGCTTACTCAATGGTAATGCGTATGCAGTCATAGTCTGGGGAAAAGACGGACAGCCACAATCGTTGCACCCTTACCCACCGTCAGCGGTTGTGCCGCAACGATTATCGGATCACCGCTTTGCTTATACCATTACCGAACCCTATAGCGGCAAGGTCAAAACCTATCTACAGGAAGAAGTGTTGCATTTGCGTTATGCCACCGAAGATGGCTTTTTGGGGCGCTCGCCTGTCACGATTTGCCGGGAAACGCTGGGTTTGGGGTTGGCGCAACAGCGCCACGGTGCCAGCATTATGAAAGAGGGTATGATGGCAGCAGGCGTGATTAAAGCCGCTGACTGGCTGGATGGCATCAAGGGTAATAAGGCACTGGAAGCGCTTGAACGTTATAAAGGCGCTCGCAATGCAGGCAAAACGCCTATTCTTGAGGGCGGGATGGAATACCAGCAATTGGGGATGAGCAATCAGGATGCGGAGTGGTTGGCCTCCCGCCGTTTCACCATTGAAGATATTGCGCGTATGTTCAATGTCAGTCCTATCTTTCTGCAAGAATATTCGAACAGTACCTACAGCAACTTTAGTGAGGCTTCCCGTGCTTTTCTGACGATCACCATGCGCCCGTGGCTTGCCAATTTTGAGCAGCAAATCAAATCCGCCTTGCTGATGAATTCACCAACAAAAGGCATTCGCTACCAAGTCGAATTCGACACAGCTGATCTGCTTCGCGCTAATCCGAAAGAACGTTTCCAGAGCTATGAGACAGCGATTAAATCCGGTGTGATGTGTCCGAATGAAGCCCGTGAGCGGGAAGGCTTATCGCCCCGTGCCGGTGGCGATGAATTCAGTCAGGCATGGAAGCAAACCGTGGAAATCAAACAAGACAAGGAGAGTAACGAATGA
- a CDS encoding phage terminase small subunit P27 family, with protein MARAPKPPIYLNEIAASQWKAKGKILSEREDLNAADWNNLELYCVNYAIYRKAVADLDIRGFSIVNSQGSESRNPSLSAKADAEKIMIKMSSLLGFDPVSRRKNPVETEEEDELDRL; from the coding sequence ATGGCAAGAGCACCCAAACCGCCCATTTATTTAAATGAGATTGCCGCCAGTCAATGGAAAGCCAAAGGCAAAATCTTAAGCGAGCGGGAAGATCTGAACGCCGCCGACTGGAACAACTTAGAGCTGTATTGCGTCAACTATGCCATTTACCGAAAAGCGGTGGCAGACCTTGATATCCGAGGCTTTAGCATCGTGAATAGTCAGGGCAGCGAAAGCCGTAATCCGTCATTGAGTGCCAAAGCGGACGCCGAAAAAATCATGATAAAAATGTCCTCGTTGTTGGGTTTTGACCCCGTATCACGACGGAAAAATCCGGTGGAAACAGAAGAAGAGGACGAGCTAGACCGACTATGA
- a CDS encoding HK97 family phage prohead protease, translating to MKNDFEIRTASLSANDKKLTGYVIKWNSRSHILWDEFVEQFAPNAFSASLAASADIRALYEHDHMNLLGRTTSGTLQLSEDTTGLRFEFTPPDTQLGRDVLALVERGDITGMSFGFRAIKDQWDTSQEPYIRTVLEAELREITITSLPAYPESGVEIAKRSLNAVKPCNADLYHYWLRLSEV from the coding sequence ATGAAGAATGATTTTGAAATCCGTACCGCTTCATTATCTGCCAATGATAAGAAACTGACAGGCTATGTGATTAAGTGGAACAGCCGATCACATATCTTGTGGGATGAGTTTGTCGAACAGTTCGCCCCGAATGCCTTTAGCGCCAGTCTAGCGGCAAGTGCTGATATCAGGGCACTGTATGAACATGATCATATGAATCTGTTAGGGCGAACCACGTCCGGCACGTTGCAATTGAGTGAAGATACCACCGGGTTACGCTTCGAATTCACCCCGCCTGATACGCAATTAGGGCGTGATGTACTGGCACTGGTTGAGCGGGGTGATATTACCGGAATGAGTTTTGGATTCAGAGCAATCAAAGATCAATGGGATACAAGTCAAGAGCCGTATATCAGAACGGTATTGGAAGCGGAACTACGAGAAATCACGATCACTAGCTTACCTGCTTATCCTGAAAGCGGCGTAGAGATTGCCAAACGTTCGCTAAATGCGGTGAAGCCCTGCAATGCGGATTTGTATCATTACTGGCTGCGACTATCTGAGGTGTGA